One genomic window of Struthio camelus isolate bStrCam1 chromosome 1, bStrCam1.hap1, whole genome shotgun sequence includes the following:
- the DDX3X gene encoding ATP-dependent RNA helicase DDX3X isoform X2, protein MSHVAVENALSLDQQFSGLDLNSSDSQSEGSSSSKGRYIPPHLRNREAAKQGFDSGGWSSSRDKDAYSSFGARSDRGAKSSFFDRGNGSRGGRYEERGRAGDYDRSGFGRFDRGGGSSRWSDKSDEDDWSKPLPPSERLEQELFSGSNTGINFEKYDDIPVEATGSNCPPHIESFSDVDMGEIIMGNIELTRYTRPTPVQKHAIPIIKEKRDLMACAQTGSGKTAAFLLPILSQIYADGPGDALRAMKENGRYGRRKQYPISLVLAPTRELAVQIYEEARKFAYRSRVRPCVVYGGADIGQQIRDLERGCHLLVATPGRLVDMMERGKIGLDFCKYLVLDEADRMLDMGFEPQIRRIVEQDTMPPKGVRHTMMFSATFPKEIQMLARDFLDEYIFLAVGRVGSTSENITQKVVWVEESDKRSFLLDLLNATGKDSLTLVFVETKKGADALEDFLYHEGYACTSIHGDRSQRDREEALHQFRSGKSPILVATAVAARGLDISNVKHVINFDLPSDIEEYVHRIGRTGRVGNLGLATSFFNERNINITKDLLDLLVEAKQEVPSWLENMAYEQHHKGGGSRGRSKSRFSGGFGARDYRTSSGSGSSSFSSSRSTSSRSGGSSSRGFGGGGYGGFYNSDGYGGNYNSQGVDWWGN, encoded by the exons GTTTTGATAGTGGTGGCTGGAGCTCTAGCAGAGACAAGGATGCATACAGCAGCTTTGGTGCACGATCTGACCGTGGGGCAAAATCAAGCTTCTTTGACCGTGGAAATGGGTCAAGAGGAGGAAG GTATGAAGAACGTGGAAGAGCTGGTGACTATGATAGGAGTGGCTTTGGTAGATTTGATCGCGGTGGTGGAAGTAGCCGCTGGTCTGACAAATCAGATGAAGATGACTGGTCGAAGCCTCTTCCCCCAAGTGAACGTCTGGAACA agAGCTCTTTTCAGGAAGCAATACTGGCATTAACTTTGAGAAATACGATGACATTCCTGTTGAAGCAACAGGCAGCAACTGTCCTCCACATATTGAAAGT TTCAGCGATGTTGACATGGGAGAAATTATTATGGGGAACATTGAGCTCACACGATACACCCGTCCTACTCCAGTCCAGAAACATGCGATACCTATTATTAAAGAGAAGAGAGACCTGATGGCCTGTGCTCAGACAG GTTCTGGGAAAACAGCTGCATTTCTTCTACCAATATTGAGCCAGATCTATGCAGATGGCCCTGGTGATGCCTTGAGAGCTATGAAG GAGAATGGAAGGTATGGACGTCGTAAGCAGTATCCAATCTCTCTGGTCTTGGCTCCAACTAGAGAACTGGCTGTACAGATCTATGAGGAAGCCAGAAAG TTTGCATACCGTTCCAGAGTTCGTCCGTGTGTTGTATATGGTGGTGCAGACATTGGTCAGCAGATACGTGACTTAGAACGTGGATGTCACTTGCTGGTAGCAACTCCAGGACGGCTGGTTGATATGATGGAGAGGGGAAAGATTGGACTGGATTTCTGCAA gTACCTAGTGCTAGATGAAGCTGACAGAATGCTTGATATGGGGTTTGAACCTCAAATTCGTCGAATTGTGGAACAAGATACTATGCCGCCAAAAGGGGTTCGTCATACCATGATGTTCAGTGCTACTTTCCCCAAGGAAATCCAG ATGCTTGCTCGTGACTTCCTTGATGAATATATCTTTCTGGCTGTTGGCAGAGTGGGCTCTACATCTGAGAACATCACACAGAAAGTGGTGTGGGTGGAAGAGTCAGACAAACGGTCGTTTCTGCTTGACTTACTGAATGCCACAG GCAAAGATTCCTTGACTCTGGTGTTCGTGGAAACCAAAAAAGGTGCAGATGCTCTGGAGGACTTCCTCTACCATGAAGGATATGCCTGTACAAGTATACATGGAGATCGTTCTCAAAGAGACAGAGAGGAAGCACTGCACCAGTTCCGTTCGGGCAAGAGCCCAATTCTTGTTGCCACAGCA GTAGCAGCAAGAGGACTGGATATTTCAAATGTAAAGCATGTCATAAACTTTGACTTGCCAAGTGATATTGAAGAGTACGTGCATCGTATTGGTCGTACAGGCCGTGTAGGGAACCTTG GCCTTGCCACCTCATTCTTCAATGAGAGGAATATAAACATCACCAAGGACTTGCTTGATCTTCTTGTTGAAGCTAAGCAAGAAGTACCATCTTGGCTGGAAAACATGGCTTATGAACAGCACCACAAAGGCGGTGGCAGCCGTGGGCGATCTAAGAG TAGGTTCAGCGGAGGATTTGGTGCCAGAGACTATCGAACAAGTAGTGGTTCCGGTAGCAGTAGCTTTAGTAGTAGTCGATCAACCAGCAGCCGCAgtggaggaagcagcagcagaggatttGGAG GTGGTGGCTATGGAGGCTTCTACAACAGTGATGGATATGGAGGAAACTACAACTCCCAGGGGGTTGACTGGTGGGGCAACTGA
- the DDX3X gene encoding ATP-dependent RNA helicase DDX3X isoform X1, translating into MSHVAVENALSLDQQFSGLDLNSSDSQSEGSSSSKGRYIPPHLRNREAAKQGFDSGGWSSSRDKDAYSSFGARSDRGAKSSFFDRGNGSRGGRYEERGRAGDYDRSGFGRFDRGGGSSRWSDKSDEDDWSKPLPPSERLEQELFSGSNTGINFEKYDDIPVEATGSNCPPHIESFSDVDMGEIIMGNIELTRYTRPTPVQKHAIPIIKEKRDLMACAQTGSGKTAAFLLPILSQIYADGPGDALRAMKENGRYGRRKQYPISLVLAPTRELAVQIYEEARKFAYRSRVRPCVVYGGADIGQQIRDLERGCHLLVATPGRLVDMMERGKIGLDFCKYLVLDEADRMLDMGFEPQIRRIVEQDTMPPKGVRHTMMFSATFPKEIQMLARDFLDEYIFLAVGRVGSTSENITQKVVWVEESDKRSFLLDLLNATGKDSLTLVFVETKKGADALEDFLYHEGYACTSIHGDRSQRDREEALHQFRSGKSPILVATAVAARGLDISNVKHVINFDLPSDIEEYVHRIGRTGRVGNLGLATSFFNERNINITKDLLDLLVEAKQEVPSWLENMAYEQHHKGGGSRGRSKSSRFSGGFGARDYRTSSGSGSSSFSSSRSTSSRSGGSSSRGFGGGGYGGFYNSDGYGGNYNSQGVDWWGN; encoded by the exons GTTTTGATAGTGGTGGCTGGAGCTCTAGCAGAGACAAGGATGCATACAGCAGCTTTGGTGCACGATCTGACCGTGGGGCAAAATCAAGCTTCTTTGACCGTGGAAATGGGTCAAGAGGAGGAAG GTATGAAGAACGTGGAAGAGCTGGTGACTATGATAGGAGTGGCTTTGGTAGATTTGATCGCGGTGGTGGAAGTAGCCGCTGGTCTGACAAATCAGATGAAGATGACTGGTCGAAGCCTCTTCCCCCAAGTGAACGTCTGGAACA agAGCTCTTTTCAGGAAGCAATACTGGCATTAACTTTGAGAAATACGATGACATTCCTGTTGAAGCAACAGGCAGCAACTGTCCTCCACATATTGAAAGT TTCAGCGATGTTGACATGGGAGAAATTATTATGGGGAACATTGAGCTCACACGATACACCCGTCCTACTCCAGTCCAGAAACATGCGATACCTATTATTAAAGAGAAGAGAGACCTGATGGCCTGTGCTCAGACAG GTTCTGGGAAAACAGCTGCATTTCTTCTACCAATATTGAGCCAGATCTATGCAGATGGCCCTGGTGATGCCTTGAGAGCTATGAAG GAGAATGGAAGGTATGGACGTCGTAAGCAGTATCCAATCTCTCTGGTCTTGGCTCCAACTAGAGAACTGGCTGTACAGATCTATGAGGAAGCCAGAAAG TTTGCATACCGTTCCAGAGTTCGTCCGTGTGTTGTATATGGTGGTGCAGACATTGGTCAGCAGATACGTGACTTAGAACGTGGATGTCACTTGCTGGTAGCAACTCCAGGACGGCTGGTTGATATGATGGAGAGGGGAAAGATTGGACTGGATTTCTGCAA gTACCTAGTGCTAGATGAAGCTGACAGAATGCTTGATATGGGGTTTGAACCTCAAATTCGTCGAATTGTGGAACAAGATACTATGCCGCCAAAAGGGGTTCGTCATACCATGATGTTCAGTGCTACTTTCCCCAAGGAAATCCAG ATGCTTGCTCGTGACTTCCTTGATGAATATATCTTTCTGGCTGTTGGCAGAGTGGGCTCTACATCTGAGAACATCACACAGAAAGTGGTGTGGGTGGAAGAGTCAGACAAACGGTCGTTTCTGCTTGACTTACTGAATGCCACAG GCAAAGATTCCTTGACTCTGGTGTTCGTGGAAACCAAAAAAGGTGCAGATGCTCTGGAGGACTTCCTCTACCATGAAGGATATGCCTGTACAAGTATACATGGAGATCGTTCTCAAAGAGACAGAGAGGAAGCACTGCACCAGTTCCGTTCGGGCAAGAGCCCAATTCTTGTTGCCACAGCA GTAGCAGCAAGAGGACTGGATATTTCAAATGTAAAGCATGTCATAAACTTTGACTTGCCAAGTGATATTGAAGAGTACGTGCATCGTATTGGTCGTACAGGCCGTGTAGGGAACCTTG GCCTTGCCACCTCATTCTTCAATGAGAGGAATATAAACATCACCAAGGACTTGCTTGATCTTCTTGTTGAAGCTAAGCAAGAAGTACCATCTTGGCTGGAAAACATGGCTTATGAACAGCACCACAAAGGCGGTGGCAGCCGTGGGCGATCTAAGAG CAGTAGGTTCAGCGGAGGATTTGGTGCCAGAGACTATCGAACAAGTAGTGGTTCCGGTAGCAGTAGCTTTAGTAGTAGTCGATCAACCAGCAGCCGCAgtggaggaagcagcagcagaggatttGGAG GTGGTGGCTATGGAGGCTTCTACAACAGTGATGGATATGGAGGAAACTACAACTCCCAGGGGGTTGACTGGTGGGGCAACTGA